In Thermoanaerobaculia bacterium, a single genomic region encodes these proteins:
- a CDS encoding sodium:solute symporter family protein, which produces MIAVLLAAYLLAMLAIGLASRRKASAGESAFYVADRSYGPFRGFVALASTTTGGSSTLVCAALVWRHGLSGIWIDLAGAVGLALLAFGLAGRVRRTGAMTLPEIAGRFYGAGARTAAGALVAIAEVVWFALLVEASQAVLTSMTGLPATRALVLSAAVFIAYTSLGGQYAVVRTDFVQYALMVAGILGIGTLAAARAIGGRFSPPAGSLAFPVSPTLGWGDVGGWLLLVGLPHLVGGDVYAKLLSCRDSRSARLAASGAAASKVAFGAAVAFIALSARQQGLALGSDAQALPAALGAFAPGLLGAFVAVALIATMQSSADSVLLTGASVAIRDVAPAFGRRPGIAAARAIVPVFGAVGLVIALQMREIVETLRLGYSIFAAGMILPILFGFFRPLWVPGRDAIAAMVTGGAVALGGRFFPPLGLGRDPVVAGTAANLAVLLFAIARTRIAGKCPGDVGAAPYPASREETSGGRS; this is translated from the coding sequence ATGATCGCCGTCCTCCTGGCGGCCTACCTCCTCGCGATGCTCGCGATCGGCCTGGCGTCGCGCCGCAAGGCGTCTGCCGGGGAGTCCGCGTTCTACGTCGCGGACCGCTCCTACGGACCGTTCCGCGGTTTCGTCGCGCTCGCGTCCACGACCACCGGCGGCTCGTCGACGCTCGTCTGCGCGGCCCTGGTCTGGCGGCACGGTCTTTCCGGGATCTGGATCGATCTCGCCGGGGCGGTCGGCCTCGCGCTCCTCGCGTTCGGGCTCGCCGGACGCGTTCGCCGGACGGGCGCCATGACCCTTCCCGAGATCGCGGGGCGCTTCTATGGCGCCGGCGCGCGAACGGCCGCGGGCGCGCTGGTCGCGATCGCGGAGGTGGTCTGGTTCGCCCTGCTCGTCGAAGCGTCCCAGGCCGTGCTGACCTCGATGACCGGGCTGCCGGCGACGCGGGCGCTCGTTCTCTCGGCCGCGGTCTTCATCGCCTACACCTCGCTCGGAGGTCAGTACGCGGTCGTCCGGACCGATTTCGTGCAGTATGCCCTCATGGTGGCGGGAATCCTCGGGATCGGCACTCTCGCCGCCGCCCGCGCGATCGGCGGCCGGTTCTCCCCTCCCGCCGGGAGCCTCGCCTTCCCCGTGTCGCCGACGCTCGGCTGGGGAGACGTGGGGGGATGGCTCCTCCTCGTCGGGTTGCCGCATCTCGTCGGCGGCGACGTTTACGCGAAGCTCCTGTCGTGCCGCGACTCGCGTTCCGCCCGTCTGGCCGCATCGGGCGCGGCGGCGTCGAAGGTGGCGTTCGGCGCGGCCGTCGCCTTCATCGCGCTCTCGGCGCGGCAACAGGGCCTGGCGCTCGGCTCGGACGCGCAGGCGCTTCCGGCCGCGCTCGGCGCCTTCGCCCCCGGGCTCCTCGGAGCGTTCGTCGCGGTCGCGCTCATCGCGACGATGCAGTCCTCGGCGGATTCCGTTCTCCTGACCGGAGCCTCGGTGGCCATCCGCGACGTCGCCCCGGCATTCGGCCGCCGGCCGGGCATCGCCGCCGCCCGCGCGATCGTTCCCGTGTTCGGCGCGGTCGGCCTCGTCATCGCCCTCCAGATGCGCGAAATCGTCGAGACGCTGCGTCTCGGATATTCGATCTTCGCCGCCGGCATGATCCTGCCGATCCTGTTCGGCTTCTTCCGGCCTCTCTGGGTGCCGGGCCGCGACGCGATCGCGGCGATGGTCACCGGAGGAGCCGTCGCTCTCGGAGGACGGTTCTTCCCCCCGCTCGGGCTCGGACGCGATCCCGTCGTCGCCGGAACCGCTGCGAACCTCGCGGTGCTCCTCTTCGCGATCGCGCGGACGCGCATCGCCGGGAAGTGCCCCGGCGACGTCGGCGCGGCTCCTTACCCGGCGTCCCGAGAGGAGACTTCCGGGGGGAGATCATGA
- a CDS encoding amidohydrolase, which translates to MNGNVDDALKAFPERELERLIAVRRDLHRHPELGFEETRTAGMVRDRLAETRLVPSVGIGRTGVVADLGEEGAARVMIRADMDALPLEEETGVPYVSSVPGKMHACGHDGHVAIGLAVAERLARDPAGGAFRSLFQPAEEGAGGARAMVDDGALDGVSAALGLHLWNPLPVGKIGLVSGPQMAAVDEFEIVVRGPGGHGAAPHETFDAVLASARIVESLQTIVAREISPLDPAVVTVGAIHGGTAFNIIPREVRMKGTARSFSPEAHAALPGKIARIAEGVARACGVTAEIDYRRINEATVNDRSIAELVAEAAEEILGAGSVVETRTMGGEDMSVYLARVPGCFFFVGSGLPGAYRPHHSPVFDFDERALAVGTLLLEACARRLSERLRG; encoded by the coding sequence ATGAACGGGAACGTCGACGACGCGCTCAAAGCCTTCCCCGAGAGGGAACTCGAGCGTCTGATCGCGGTCCGCCGCGATCTCCACCGCCACCCCGAGCTCGGGTTCGAGGAAACCCGCACGGCCGGGATGGTCCGCGACCGCCTCGCCGAGACCCGTCTCGTTCCGAGCGTCGGCATCGGGCGCACCGGCGTCGTCGCCGATTTGGGCGAGGAAGGCGCCGCGCGCGTGATGATCCGCGCGGACATGGACGCTCTGCCGCTCGAAGAAGAGACCGGGGTCCCCTACGTCTCCTCCGTTCCCGGGAAGATGCACGCGTGCGGACACGACGGCCACGTCGCGATCGGGCTCGCCGTCGCGGAGCGGCTCGCGCGCGATCCCGCGGGAGGCGCTTTCCGCTCCCTCTTCCAGCCCGCCGAAGAAGGAGCCGGCGGCGCGCGCGCGATGGTCGACGACGGCGCCCTCGACGGCGTCTCGGCCGCGCTCGGCCTTCACCTCTGGAACCCGCTTCCCGTCGGAAAGATCGGCCTCGTCTCGGGCCCGCAGATGGCGGCGGTCGACGAGTTCGAGATCGTGGTGCGCGGGCCGGGCGGACATGGCGCCGCGCCCCACGAGACGTTCGACGCGGTCCTCGCCTCGGCAAGAATCGTCGAGTCCCTCCAGACGATCGTCGCGCGGGAGATCTCCCCTCTCGACCCCGCCGTCGTGACGGTCGGCGCGATCCACGGCGGAACCGCCTTCAACATCATCCCGAGAGAGGTGCGGATGAAGGGGACCGCGCGGTCGTTCTCGCCGGAGGCGCATGCCGCGCTCCCGGGGAAGATCGCGCGGATCGCCGAGGGCGTCGCGCGGGCGTGCGGCGTGACGGCGGAGATCGATTACCGGCGCATCAACGAGGCGACGGTCAACGACCGCTCGATCGCGGAGCTCGTCGCGGAGGCCGCCGAGGAGATCCTCGGCGCCGGATCCGTGGTCGAAACGCGCACCATGGGGGGCGAGGACATGTCGGTCTATCTCGCGCGCGTGCCGGGCTGCTTCTTCTTCGTCGGATCGGGACTGCCGGGAGCGTACCGTCCCCACCACTCTCCCGTCTTCGACTTCGACGAGCGGGCGCTCGCGGTCGGAACGTTGCTGCTGGAAGCGTGCGCGCGCCGACTGTCGGAACGCCTTCGCGGGTAA
- a CDS encoding thioesterase family protein yields the protein MKVSIEVPYRDIDAMGHVNNAVYFSYFEFARQKYWEAAVGLESHLDIGFVMASASIDYRLPAHMRDVLEVEIRCPRIGTSSFDFAYRITRGSELVAEGRSTQVLWDWHGGGKRVFTDALRRRIEEFEDGTASRGEVR from the coding sequence GTGAAGGTTTCGATCGAGGTGCCCTACCGCGACATCGATGCGATGGGGCACGTCAACAACGCGGTCTACTTCTCCTACTTCGAATTCGCCCGTCAGAAGTACTGGGAGGCGGCGGTCGGCCTCGAAAGCCACCTCGACATCGGATTCGTGATGGCCTCCGCCTCGATCGATTACCGCCTTCCCGCCCACATGCGCGACGTCCTCGAGGTCGAGATCCGGTGCCCCCGCATCGGCACGTCGTCGTTCGACTTCGCATACCGGATCACGCGCGGAAGCGAGCTCGTCGCGGAGGGGCGCAGCACCCAGGTGCTCTGGGACTGGCACGGCGGCGGCAAAAGGGTCTTCACCGATGCGCTGCGCCGCCGGATCGAGGAGTTCGAGGACGGGACGGCATCGCGCGGGGAGGTTCGATGA